The following coding sequences are from one Eleginops maclovinus isolate JMC-PN-2008 ecotype Puerto Natales chromosome 13, JC_Emac_rtc_rv5, whole genome shotgun sequence window:
- the LOC134875349 gene encoding LOW QUALITY PROTEIN: class I histocompatibility antigen, F10 alpha chain (The sequence of the model RefSeq protein was modified relative to this genomic sequence to represent the inferred CDS: deleted 1 base in 1 codon), whose protein sequence is MKMKILVFLVLVGIGPYGAAAGTHSLQYFYTVSSGVPNFPEFVTVGLLDEVQMDHYDSNTRRAVPKQDWMSRVTEDDPQYLERNTQIYMGSQQIFKVYIDILKKRFNQTGGIHMVQWMVGCEWDDVTDEVKVSWQIGYDGEDFISFDLETGSWIAPKPESVITKHKWDQDKAWIAQTKNYLTQECPEWVRKYVNYGKSSLLRTDLPSVSVLQKSPSSPVSCHATGFYPDRAAMFWRKDGQELHDNVDPGEMLPNHDGSFQMSVDLDLSSVPAEDWKKYQCVFQLSGVKDIVNILDKAKVRTNNGDLSHIYIIVAVAGLALALIAVIGAVVYKKKKAKCPQSDNCSELSEKLNPEPK, encoded by the exons ATGAAGATGAAGATCTTGGTGTTTCTGGTGCTTGTGGGAATAGGCCCATATGGCGCGGCGGCAG GGACTCACTCTCTgcagtatttctacactgtgtcCTCTGGAGTCCCAAACTTCCCAGAGTTTGTGACTGTTGGGTTGCTGGATGAAGTTCAGATGGATCACTATGACAGTAACACCAGGAGAGCAGTACCCAAGCAGGACTGGATGAGCAGAGTCACAGAAGATGATCCTCAGTACTTGGAGAGGAACACTCAGATCTATATGGGTTCCCAGCAGATCTTCAAAGTCTACATTGACATTTTGAAGAAGCGCTTCAACCAAACTGGAG gTATCCACATGGTCCAGTGGATGGTCGGCTGTGAATGGGATGATGTGACTGATGAGGTTAAAGTGTCATGGCAGATTGGCTATGATGGAGAAGACTTCATATCCTTTGACCTGGAGACAGGGTCATGGATCGCTCCTAAACCAGAGTCTGTCATCACCAAACACAAGTGGGACCAAGACAAAGCTTGGATAGCACAGACCAAGAACTACCTCACCCAGGAGTGTCCTGAGTGGGTGAGGAAGTATGTGAACTATGGGAAGAGCTCTCTGCTGAGGACAG ACCTCCCCTCAGTGTCTGTCCTCCAGaagtctccctcctctccagtCAGTTGCCACGCTACAGGTTTCTACCCGGACAGAGCCGCGATGTTCTGGAGGAAAGATGGACAGGAGCTTCATGACAACGTGGACCCCGGAGAGATGCTCCCCAACCACGACGGATCCTTCCAGATGAGTGTTGACCTGGACCTTTCTTCAGTCCCAGCCGAAGACTGGAAGAAGTAccaatgtgtgtttcagctctCTGGTGTGAAGGACATCGTCAACATACTGGACAAAGCAAAAGTCAGGACCAACAACG GAGATCTCAGCCACATTTACATCATTGTTGCAGTGGCTGGTCTCGCTCTCGCCCTCATCGCTGTGATTGGAGCTGTggtttacaaaaagaaaaagg CCAAATGCCCTCAA TCTGACAACTGCTCTGAGCTCTCTGAGAAGCTGAATCCAGaaccaaaataa